Proteins encoded by one window of Thunnus thynnus chromosome 3, fThuThy2.1, whole genome shotgun sequence:
- the cfap52 gene encoding cilia- and flagella-associated protein 52, whose protein sequence is MALETQGVPRLELEAVIGFNGHVFSGLRVHPDREHLIYPLGCTVILKRIKDGKQEFLHGHTNNVSCISVSRSGSYIASGQVNFMGFKAEVIIWDYAQRTIYAQLLLHKAKVEALAFSPNDKYLVSLGGQDDGSIVVWNIETKQAICGSPASAHSAGHCLTVQYSNTNDNIFVSAGSGTLRVWELDLPNRKIRPTECQTAKLKRIVRCIEIAEDDKFIFCGTTSGDIMKINLKTGLLSDCGPVKAKYRLGVSVLRILKSGDLLVGSGSGTFTLCSRNNFKTLKEVQLEKGVTSIAVRGEGQQFFVGTEAAQMYRFSYEDFKAELISTSHNSAVKDVAFCFGTSELFATCSEEDIRLWHIDKPKELLRITVPNMTCNSLDFMVDGHSIISGWNDDKIRVFAPESGRLLLIIHNTHRKGVTAITGTRDCKRIISGGGEGQVRVWELQPRGHRLLETMKEHKATVTCIKIKSDDKECVTASTDGTCVIWDIVRFVGLQTVIDSTLFRTVCYHPEEYQIITSGTNRKVTYWDVYDGSTIRELEGSQSGAINGMHISQDGKHFVTGGDDKLVKVWDYMEGAVTHIGIAHGGSITSIKICSNNRCLVSTSADGAILRWRFPHPSSA, encoded by the exons ATGGCTCTTGAAACACAGGGTGTTCCTCGACTTGAACTGGAGGCTGTTATTGGATTCAACG GTCATGTGTTTTCTGGCCTGAGGGTTCATCCAGACAGAGAGCACCTCATCTATCCACTGGGATGCACAGTCATTCTGAAGAGAATCAAAGATGGCAAGCAGGAGTTCCTGCATGGACACACAAACAATGTCTCCTGTATCTCAGTGTCCAGAAGTGGATCATATATTGCCTCTGGACAGGTCAACTTTATGGGCTTTAAG GCTGAGGTAATTATCTGGGACTATGCACAGCGAACAATCTATGCCCAGCTGCTGCTCCACAAGGCGAAGGTAGAGGCCCTGGCGTTCTCTCCCAACGACAAGTACCTGGTGTCCCTTGGGGGTCAGGATGATGGCAG cATAGTCGTATGGAACATTGAGACCAAACAGGCCATCTGCGGGAGCCCAGCTTCAGCTCACAGTGCAGGTCACTGCCTCACTGTGCAGTACTCAAACACCAATGACAACATCTTTGTTTCTGCTGGGAG TGGGACATTGCGAGTCTGGGAGCTGGACCTCCCCAACAGGAAGATCAGGCCTACAGAGTGTCAGACAGCAAAGCTGAAGAGGATTGTGAGATGTATAGAG ATTGCAGAGGATGATAAGTTCATTTTCTGCGGCACCACCAGTGGAGACATAATGAAAATCAACCTGAAGACGGGGCTTCTGAGTGACTGCGGTCCAGTTAAAGCAAAGTACAGGCTG GGTGTCAGTGTCCTAAGGATACTGAAGTCAGGTGACCTACTCGTAGGCTCTGGATCTGGCACCTTCACTCTGTGTTCCAGGAATAACTTCAAAACTCTCAA AGAAGTCCAGCTGGAAAAAGGAGTGACCTCCATCGCTGTCAGAGGAGAGGGCCAGCAGTTCTTTGTTGGGACGGAGGCAGCTCAGATGTACCGCTTCAGTTATGAGGACTTCAAAGCTGAACTCATTTCCACCAGCCACAATAGCGCCGTCAAAGATGTAGCCTTTTGTTT TGGAACGTCTGAGTTATTTGCAACCTGCTCTGAGGAGGACATCAGGTTGTGGCACATAGACAAACCCAAAGAGCTGCTGCGTATCACTGTACCCAACATGACCTGCAACTCCCTGGACTTCATGGTCGACGGACACAGCATCATCAGTG gATGGAATGATGATAAGATTCGCGTTTTTGCACCAGAAAGTGGTCGGCTCTTGCTCATCATTCACAACACACATAGAAAGGGTGTGACAGCCATCACTGGCACCAGGGACTGCAAGAGGATCATCAGTGGAGGCGGAGAGGGACAG GTGCGTGTTTGGGAGCTGCAGCCACGTGGCCACCGACTACTGGAGACCATGAAAGAGCACAAAGCCACCGTCACCTGTATCAAAATCAAGAGTGACGACAAAGAGTGTGTCACCGCCAGCACCGACGGTACCTGCGTCATCTGGGACATAGT GCGATTCGTAGGCCTTCAAACGGTGATCGACAGCACGCTGTTCCGGACGGTGTGCTACCACCCAGAGGAATACCAGATCATTACCAGTGGCACTAACAGAAAG gTTACCTACTGGGATGTGTATGACGGCTCCACCATCAGAGAACTGGAGGGCTCTCAGTCTGGGGCCATCAATGGCATGCACATCTCACAGGACGGTAAACACTTTGTGACAG GTGGAGATGACAAGCTGGTGAAGGTTTGGGACTACATGGAAGGTGCAGTAACCCACATTGGAATAGCTCACGGTGGAAGCATCACCAGCATCAAGATCTGCTCCAACAACCGCTGCTTGGTCAGCACCAGCGCAGACGGAGCCATCCTCCGGTGGAGGTTCCCCCATCCTTCCTCCGCTTAA
- the LOC137174767 gene encoding zinc finger protein 16-like, with amino-acid sequence MGPDAESVPKTESSEESAGEVTVKVISESDSNDASAATEPENFNPPEINLSDKCYPCSVCGKIFDRPSKLERHKPVHTRKPKSLHECQHCEKSFTQLEKLIRHQNSHSRTNKHPCPDCGKVFNRPSKLERHKHTHAKKPKVPHQCSYCMKTFSKLNKLVRHERMHTGEKPFTCSVCGKGFSESGHCKAHEKTHEEQPEKPHCCMDCGMSFFKASELRRHFRSHTGEKPFRCALCESCFSRSEGLKRHMRSHTGERPYICIICSKGFYSRQDLNIHGLTHSGEKPHLCPVCGKGFSQLGNMKEHEQNVHIKSEKYICNECGATFTRYKSLTKHQRTHTGERPYLCLTCGRRFSWSHSLSRHRRTHAHRQMSVDTSEDMLSLEGPSENPSS; translated from the exons ATGGGCCCAGATGCTGAATCTGTCCCTAAAACAGAGTCTTCAGAGGAGA GTGCAGGAGAAGTCACTGTGAAGGTCATATCAGAATCAGATTCCAATGATGCCTCAGCTGCCACTGAGCCAGAGAACTTCAACCCGCCAGAGATCAACCTATCAGACAAGTGTTACCCTTGCTCTGTATGTGGCAAGATATTTGACAGACCGTCGAAGCTAGAGAGGCATAAACCTGTACACACGAGGAAGCCTAAGAGTCTTCACGAGTGTCAACATTGCGAGAAGAGTTTTACACAACTGGAGAAGCTGATCCGACACCAGAATAGCCACAGTAGGACTAATAAGCACCCCTGTCCCGACTGTGGAAAGGTGTTCAACAGGCCTTCGAAGTTGgagaggcacaaacacacacacgcaaagaaACCGAAGGTGCCTCATCAGTGTTCCTACTGCATGAAGACGTTCAGTAAACTTAACAAACTTGTCCGTCATGAGCGAATGCACACGGGGGAGAAGCCTTTCACTTGCTCGGTGTGCGGAAAAGGATTCTCCGAGTCGGGTCACTGCAAAGCACATGAAAAGACGCACGAGGAACAGCCGGAAAAACCTCACTGCTGCATGGATTGCGGTATGTCTTTCTTCAAGGCCTCAGAGCTCCGCCGCCACTTCCGCTCCCACACGGGAGAGAAACCTTTCAGATGCGCCTTGTGCGAGAGCTGCTTTTCCCGCTCCGAAGGACTTAAAAGACACATGAGGAGCCACACGGGGGAAAGACCGTACATATGCATCATCTGCAGCAAAGGATTTTATTCCCGTCAGGATTTGAATATTCACGGCTTGACCCACTCAGGAGAGAAACCGCATCTTTGCCCCGTGTGTGGCAAAGGCTTCTCGCAGCTGGGAAACATGAAAGAACACGAgcaaaatgttcatattaaGTCCGAGAAATATATTTGCAACGAATGCGGGGCGACCTTCACGCGgtacaagtcactgacaaagcATCAGCGGACGCACACGGGAGAAAGACCCTATCTGTGCCTCACCTGCGGTCGCAGGTTCTCGTGGAGCCATTCTCTAAGCAGACACCGGAGGACACACGCTCACAGACAGATGTCAGTGGACACGTCTGAAGATATGTTAAGTTTGGAAGGACCCTCTGAGAATCCCAGCAGTTGA